The Chromatiales bacterium genome window below encodes:
- the rpiA gene encoding ribose-5-phosphate isomerase RpiA: MEQAARKQQAAQAALEFIKPGMTLGVGTGSTVNYFIDELIRYRDDLAAIVASSRATEARLRARGLTVSELEDVGDPDLYVDGADEANKHFHLIKGGGGALTREKVLAAASRKFVCIIDQSKWVATLGQFPLPVEVIPMARSWVARQFLKVRGQPVWREGFVTDNGNHIIDIRNLQISNPVEFETRFNQVPGIVTVGLFANRPADVILLADDSGIKRMDRR; the protein is encoded by the coding sequence ATGGAACAGGCCGCCAGAAAGCAGCAGGCCGCTCAGGCCGCCCTTGAATTCATCAAGCCCGGCATGACGCTCGGCGTTGGCACCGGATCCACTGTCAATTACTTCATCGATGAACTGATCCGGTATCGGGATGACCTCGCCGCGATCGTCGCCAGCTCCAGGGCAACCGAAGCACGCCTGCGCGCCAGAGGGCTGACGGTCAGCGAACTGGAGGATGTGGGCGATCCGGATCTTTATGTGGACGGCGCGGATGAGGCCAACAAGCACTTCCACCTGATCAAGGGCGGCGGCGGCGCCCTGACCCGCGAAAAAGTCCTGGCAGCCGCCTCCCGGAAGTTCGTCTGCATCATCGACCAGTCGAAGTGGGTAGCCACCCTCGGCCAGTTCCCGTTGCCCGTCGAGGTAATTCCGATGGCCCGGTCCTGGGTTGCCCGACAGTTCCTCAAGGTGCGCGGGCAGCCGGTTTGGCGGGAGGGCTTTGTTACCGACAACGGCAACCACATCATTGATATACGCAACCTGCAGATCAGCAACCCGGTGGAATTTGAAACCCGCTTCAACCAGGTTCCCGGCATCGTTACCGTAGGACTTTTTGCCAACCGGCCAGCCGACGTGATTCTCCTGGCAGACGACAGTGGCATAAAGCGCATGGACCGGCGCTGA
- the rplM gene encoding 50S ribosomal protein L13 — protein sequence MGTFSAKSHEVRRGWYVVDATGQTLGRLASAVAFRLRGKHKPEFTPHVDTGDYIVIINAANIRVTGNKLKDKLYRHHTGYVGNMKTIALGKMMQEHPERAITKAVKGMLPKNSLGAAMLKKLRVFPGSEHEHAAQQPEVLKL from the coding sequence ATGGGCACGTTTTCTGCCAAATCTCATGAGGTGCGGCGCGGCTGGTATGTGGTAGACGCCACAGGTCAGACGCTCGGTCGCCTCGCTTCCGCGGTGGCTTTCAGGCTGCGCGGCAAGCATAAGCCCGAATTTACGCCGCATGTCGATACGGGCGATTACATCGTCATCATCAACGCGGCAAATATCCGCGTGACTGGCAACAAGCTGAAAGACAAGCTGTATCGCCACCACACGGGTTACGTCGGCAATATGAAGACGATTGCCCTCGGCAAGATGATGCAGGAGCACCCGGAGCGCGCCATTACCAAGGCCGTGAAGGGGATGCTGCCCAAGAACAGCCTCGGCGCGGCAATGCTGAAGAAGCTGCGCGTGTTTCCCGGTTCAGAACATGAGCATGCAGCCCAGCAGCCGGAAGTACTGAAGCTCTAA
- the rpsI gene encoding 30S ribosomal protein S9, whose amino-acid sequence MATQSTQFYGTGRRKASTARVFIRRGNGEITINSRPIDVFFGRKTARMIVRQPLELTKLEGQFDVNVNVAGGGITGQAGAIRHGLTRALMAYDESLRPQLRKAGYVTRDAREVERKKVGLRKARRATQFSKR is encoded by the coding sequence ATGGCTACTCAGTCCACCCAGTTTTATGGCACCGGCCGCCGCAAGGCTTCCACCGCACGGGTATTCATTCGTCGTGGCAATGGCGAGATCACCATCAATTCCAGGCCCATCGATGTGTTTTTCGGCCGCAAGACCGCCCGCATGATCGTCCGGCAGCCGCTGGAGCTGACCAAACTGGAAGGCCAGTTTGACGTCAATGTGAATGTTGCCGGCGGCGGCATCACCGGCCAGGCCGGTGCAATTCGCCACGGCCTGACCCGCGCGCTGATGGCTTACGACGAGAGCCTGCGCCCCCAGCTGCGCAAGGCCGGCTATGTGACCCGTGATGCACGTGAGGTCGAGCGCAAGAAAGTCGGTCTGCGCAAAGCCCGCCGTGCAACCCAGTTCTCGAAGCGCTAG
- a CDS encoding 5-formyltetrahydrofolate cyclo-ligase: MTNGKAPSKSRYRQRLLAQRRALTPDQMHQAARRVAARVWRLPVLARSRRLALYLPVSGELDCTPVISAAWRRGREVFLPVMAGTGLRFAPFAPDSQLLCNRFGIPEPACSADEWRSAREMDVILAPLVGFDANGYRLGMGGGYYDRTLAFLALRANFRRPHFIGLAYAFQQIGAVPHQEHDVQLEAVVTDAGCFSCRSGPQQE; this comes from the coding sequence ATGACGAACGGCAAGGCACCTTCCAAATCACGGTACCGCCAGCGCCTGCTGGCGCAGCGCCGCGCATTGACTCCAGACCAGATGCACCAGGCAGCCCGGCGGGTCGCCGCCCGGGTCTGGCGCCTGCCGGTCCTGGCCCGCAGCCGGCGTTTGGCCCTGTATTTGCCGGTATCCGGCGAACTCGACTGCACTCCGGTCATCAGCGCAGCCTGGCGGCGCGGACGTGAAGTTTTTCTTCCCGTAATGGCGGGAACCGGGCTCCGCTTCGCGCCTTTTGCACCCGACAGCCAGCTGCTCTGCAACCGCTTCGGCATTCCTGAACCGGCCTGCAGTGCTGACGAGTGGCGCAGCGCGCGCGAGATGGATGTAATTCTTGCGCCACTTGTTGGCTTCGATGCAAACGGCTATCGACTCGGCATGGGCGGTGGTTACTACGACCGGACGCTGGCATTTCTTGCGCTGCGCGCAAATTTTCGCCGGCCACACTTCATCGGATTGGCTTATGCATTTCAGCAGATCGGAGCTGTTCCTCACCAGGAACATGATGTGCAACTTGAAGCAGTCGTGACTGATGCGGGCTGTTTCAGTTGCCGTTCCGGACCACAACAGGAGTAA
- a CDS encoding AraC family transcriptional regulator, whose translation MELQETRDPHIIAGWAVAVAQALDARGLDSRAIFASAGIDLAAARVPTTRFPAAAMSRVYELADAATNDPSFGLSIAEFVHATSLHALGFSLLASSTLESFCRRVVRYFRLVSTNADCQMERTATEYRLVMAATIDRQQYYPQDAWMATAVRFMREIYRPDFAPLSVCLCRPRPREKVQRFEQFFGTTVVYGCPSNSLILDLRDMSVELPAANAELARQNDAVVMALLARMDRDDIIARVRALFIELLPSGECSKEKVAARLNMSDRSLQSKLATRNTSYRNLLNETRRELAQLYIRQGLHSVSEVTYLLGFADVSSFSRAFRSWEGLSPSEYRDQSLGRRPGLAVE comes from the coding sequence CCGCACATCATTGCCGGCTGGGCCGTTGCCGTGGCCCAGGCGCTTGATGCGCGCGGCCTCGACAGCCGGGCCATCTTTGCGAGCGCCGGCATCGACCTCGCAGCCGCACGCGTTCCCACCACCCGTTTTCCTGCCGCCGCCATGAGCCGCGTCTACGAGCTGGCAGACGCGGCCACCAACGATCCCTCTTTCGGACTGTCCATCGCCGAGTTCGTACACGCGACCTCGCTGCATGCGCTGGGCTTTTCGCTGCTCGCGAGCAGTACGCTCGAATCCTTCTGCCGGCGCGTCGTGCGCTATTTCCGGCTGGTCAGTACCAATGCCGACTGCCAGATGGAACGCACGGCCACCGAGTACCGCCTGGTCATGGCGGCCACCATCGACCGTCAGCAGTACTACCCGCAGGATGCCTGGATGGCCACGGCGGTGCGCTTCATGCGCGAGATCTACCGGCCGGACTTCGCGCCCCTGTCCGTATGTCTGTGCCGGCCACGGCCACGGGAAAAAGTGCAGCGATTCGAACAGTTCTTCGGTACCACGGTCGTCTACGGCTGTCCGTCCAACAGTCTGATCCTCGATCTGCGCGACATGAGCGTGGAGCTGCCCGCCGCCAATGCCGAGCTCGCCCGGCAGAATGATGCCGTGGTCATGGCACTGCTGGCGCGCATGGACCGCGACGACATCATCGCGCGCGTGCGTGCCCTGTTCATCGAGTTGCTGCCGTCCGGTGAGTGCAGCAAGGAGAAGGTTGCGGCGCGTCTCAACATGAGCGACCGGTCACTGCAGAGCAAGCTCGCGACGCGCAACACGAGTTACCGGAACCTGCTGAACGAGACCCGCCGGGAACTGGCGCAGCTCTACATCCGCCAGGGGCTGCACTCGGTCAGCGAGGTGACCTATCTGCTGGGCTTTGCAGATGTCAGCAGCTTCTCCCGGGCATTCCGCAGCTGGGAGGGGCTTTCCCCCAGCGAATACCGGGACCAGTCCCTGGGCCGGCGACCGGGATTGGCGGTCGAGTAG